A genomic window from Streptomyces sp. NBC_01429 includes:
- a CDS encoding ABC transporter permease, with protein MTAPPDDCLARNDWICGAYLSSRRTILWDAVLQHLQLTFSAVLLGLLIAVPLALAARRWRGAAGPVLGVTTVLYTVPSLAMFSLLLPVYGLSASLVVAGLVLYSLTLLVRNILAGLRAVPEETRQAARGLGYGPLRLLVAVELPLALPAAMAGLRIATVSAVSLVTVGAIVGHGGLGNLIYAGMNTYFKAQVLTASALCVLIAVSADLLLLALQRLLTPWTRGAGA; from the coding sequence GTGACCGCGCCTCCGGACGACTGCCTCGCCCGCAATGACTGGATCTGCGGAGCCTATCTCTCCAGCCGCCGCACGATCCTCTGGGACGCGGTCCTCCAGCACCTCCAACTGACGTTCTCGGCCGTCCTGCTCGGTCTGCTGATCGCCGTCCCCCTCGCGCTCGCCGCCCGCCGCTGGAGAGGGGCCGCCGGTCCCGTCCTCGGCGTCACCACCGTGCTCTACACCGTCCCCTCCCTGGCGATGTTCTCCCTGCTGCTGCCCGTGTACGGACTCTCCGCGTCGCTGGTCGTCGCCGGACTCGTCCTCTACTCGCTGACCCTGCTCGTCCGGAACATCCTCGCGGGCCTGCGCGCCGTGCCCGAGGAGACCCGGCAGGCCGCGCGCGGCCTCGGGTACGGTCCGCTCCGGCTGCTGGTCGCCGTCGAGCTGCCGCTCGCGCTGCCCGCGGCCATGGCGGGCCTGCGGATCGCGACCGTCTCCGCCGTCTCCCTCGTCACCGTCGGGGCGATCGTCGGCCACGGCGGACTCGGCAACCTCATCTACGCCGGGATGAACACCTACTTCAAGGCGCAGGTCCTCACCGCCTCCGCCCTGTGCGTCCTGATCGCCGTCAGCGCCGATCTGCTGCTGCTCGCACTGCAACGGCTGCTCACTCCCTGGACCCGCGGGGCGGGCGCGTGA
- a CDS encoding DUF6221 family protein: protein MKNPNAALMAFVRARLAEEEALARAAGADSWRCPPDLPGEVHDANGTVAFTLKGFGYDRHTAYQDPARTLRRIETSRVLVDEYEEVAELDVDRPDQTFRAGRAVGLGFVVRQLAAEHAGHPEYKAGWLPRFFQ, encoded by the coding sequence ATGAAGAACCCCAACGCCGCCCTGATGGCCTTCGTACGCGCCCGGCTCGCCGAGGAGGAGGCGCTCGCGCGGGCGGCGGGCGCCGACTCCTGGCGCTGTCCGCCCGATCTGCCGGGTGAGGTGCACGATGCCAACGGCACGGTCGCGTTCACGCTGAAGGGGTTCGGCTACGACCGGCACACCGCCTACCAGGATCCGGCGCGCACCCTGCGCCGGATCGAGACCAGCCGGGTGCTCGTCGACGAGTACGAGGAGGTGGCCGAGCTGGACGTGGACCGCCCCGACCAGACGTTCCGGGCGGGCCGGGCGGTCGGGCTCGGTTTCGTCGTGCGCCAGTTGGCTGCCGAGCACGCGGGGCACCCGGAGTACAAGGCGGGCTGGCTGCCGAGGTTCTTCCAGTAA
- a CDS encoding GntR family transcriptional regulator, which translates to MAQSNRRRTSRRAVYTTLRRKVLTLEFPPGSALSENELAASLGVSRTPVRESLILLSEEGLVQVFPQVGSFVSRVDPAKVADAQFLREAVELASLEDLPAELDPELVGELRRNLEAQQRPGLDLEGFFELDEAFHQSLLRLSGHGSAWATVVSAKGHLDRARRLGLYDTASSSGFAAQHVEILDAVLAGDVSMARAAMRAHLRAVFDDVERIRARSPELFASDSGTVPVRRNIVVWE; encoded by the coding sequence ATGGCTCAATCGAACCGGCGCAGGACCAGCCGCCGCGCCGTCTACACGACGTTGCGCCGCAAGGTTCTGACCCTTGAGTTCCCTCCGGGCTCGGCCCTGTCGGAGAACGAACTCGCGGCATCCCTCGGGGTGAGCCGCACACCGGTCAGGGAGAGCCTGATCCTCCTGTCGGAGGAGGGCCTCGTCCAGGTCTTTCCCCAGGTGGGGTCGTTCGTCTCACGCGTCGACCCGGCCAAGGTGGCCGACGCGCAGTTCCTCAGGGAGGCCGTCGAGCTGGCCTCCCTGGAGGACCTCCCCGCCGAGCTGGACCCCGAGCTGGTCGGTGAGCTGCGGCGCAATCTGGAGGCCCAGCAGCGGCCCGGCCTCGACCTGGAGGGCTTCTTCGAGCTGGACGAGGCGTTCCACCAGTCCCTGCTGCGCCTGAGCGGGCACGGCAGCGCCTGGGCGACCGTGGTCTCGGCCAAGGGACATCTGGACCGCGCCCGCCGGCTCGGCCTCTACGACACCGCCTCGTCGTCCGGCTTCGCCGCCCAGCACGTCGAGATCCTCGACGCGGTGCTGGCGGGCGACGTCTCCATGGCCAGGGCGGCCATGCGCGCCCATCTGCGCGCGGTGTTCGACGATGTCGAGCGCATCAGGGCGCGTTCACCCGAGCTGTTCGCCTCGGACTCGGGGACGGTTCCGGTCCGGCGCAATATCGTCGTCTGGGAGTGA